The nucleotide window AGTCATGGAATCCAAACCCATAGATAATAATACTATTCACgatcttttttatcatttggggaCAAAAATTTGTCCCCAAATTACCAATTGGTGGAGGGTTTTGAATAATTATCCAATAAGGATAAGTGATAGGTGCATTTACAACTTTGTCATTGAAGTCGAACTCCCTTTTAGGACTTCTGTGATTTTTTTCTCGAAATAGAAGTCGTTGACAAAGCTACGAGTTTACCTTAttatcactatttttttatgaagtcGTAAACCTACACACGACTTGTAAAATTATTcccctttttatatatttttcatatcaaAATCGTAAAAAACCTAGagactttatttatatttttaatcatattttgaagTTGTGGTTGGATCCAcaatttgtttctttcttttaaattttttatgtatctTACTTTTTTATTGTAGAGTTGCTTTGATATGATTTTTTGGTCCAAAATGTTTtgctttaaatttttctttaatttattttaaacatttgtgaattattaattttttctaatattataaattattatttattttctttatttaaaataatataaacaaaaaaattaattttttaagaagtaaaagaacataatcgtaataattatcaatttaagtaaatattaaatatggtgtgaaattttcaattaggtATTGTGGTTAATTTGTATTCTTCATAATATGTTAATGtattgtgttgttttttttaacatgttattttattagtaaataATGTTTTGTGCTTAATATTTGTTTCAGGTTAAATATTAATCTCACATTTGATAAGCTGACATTGTCTCTCTTAGATAGTATTGACCCGCAATAATTGTTTCGGAATAAATATTAACCTCACACATTACAAACACATGACACACGACTTAGTAATGAGAAATGATTTAAAGATcataaatcatgtataaatctgTTCTGAAGTAAATATGAACTTCACACCTCATGAACATGTGACATAAAGCTCAATATAAGACAAAcgacttaaaaattaaagtcgAATACAAATTCACGCAGCCAACCAAAGTATGAGGTGTGCTCTAATGGTAAATAGATTCTGAATGACCTcggtataattttcaaaataaaatatttaacgcAAATATTTATAGTAAGTCTGATAACATCACATAAGAACACATTAAAATTAGACATTCTGTAATCACAAATACCAAATACAACATAATTTAATACCACGAAAATTCAAAGATGTCTCTTTTCCCAATTCTCTCTAAACTTTTTCTAACCTCTCTCTagctctcttcttctcttcaaacGGTAATGCTTTTTACAAGACAAATCCCACTCCGCTTCCTACaccataataatattaaaatcaattcattaaataaaattaattaaagtctCAATGTTTTTATactaacaaatttatcaaaatcaaagtCGCTTTCCATTTCACAAAGAGCTGCACATATTGCTATTGCCTTCTCTCTCTCAAATTTATACCGTTACTTTTTGTTATCAGTACTGGACTGCTAGTATTTTTTTCCCCCCTTCAACTGGTGTATTCTTGAGTTGTTTTGTCAATTTCATGGATGTTCATTGCTGAGGAAGATCAAGAAGAGCAAGAGGCACCAGTAATTAAGatatcaagaaaagaaaaatataaatccaTCTCCATGGGAAGCAAGGAAAACCGGAATTGCAGTTAGAAGTTAGATTCTGGCAGATTGCTACTGGTTCTTGAGTCCCTCTCTTCCAAAGAAAAGTCAAGAAACGAATAGCATTAGTATTCGTAATTTCCTATTGTCATTGTCTGAACTCGTCAAAATATCATTGCTTTCTTCTTACCTTTacatagacttttttttttttttttttacagaaaaggGTTTTAAGATAAATTCCTGCTTTATCTCATCTCAAATCTGTAACTCGAGCAATTGTTGAAACATAAGTTGATACAATTTAAAGAGATGAATCGTAAATGTTGATTGATTATGTATAAGAAAGTATACAAATGGACGGGAAAACAAACTATGGAAGTATGTTATAAATGTGGAATTacacaatacaaaattaattaggtAGCTGGAATCATAGCATATTCTTACAAACGATAGAAAATTGGGTATTGATGCATATCTTCTTCAATCAGTTTCTTGCCCAAATTCTTCACCCTCTGATTCCTCAGCATTGTCAGCATCATTGTCAACCTATTCCTTGTCATTTTCGTTAGTGGTTTTCCCTGTCACAATCAAGTTGCTGCTTATCTTCCTGCTGATTCGTTGCACAGTTGTGGCTCATGTTCACATTATTTGTTTGTAAGTATAAAAACATACATGAGTTGGAggcaaggaaaaaagaaaaaaaaaaaaacaaaagatatgCAAAGACTACCTTAGTTAACGGGTATATTACATACTTCTATGTACAGAAATATGTATGAAGTCTATGGACTACCTTAGTTAACGGACTATCCATtattcattcaaaattataGATTCTAATTTGCACATATCTGACAGCTAGTTCAAAATAATCAAAGCTAGCAGTAAGTTCAAGGTTAACAAATGTTGAAAAGGAGTGTGAATCTATAAATTAGTAGCCAAAATAAACCTTTCTAAAGATTCAGCTGTTAGGTGCTGACAACAAAAGCACCACATGACCCCATCCAAATCATATCACCCCTTCAGAGGGCCATAGTCCTACAAAAGTGAGGGAGGaagaatatattaatatacCCTTAGAGCAACTTTATCCTCGTATTGAATTGGGTTGCTCAATTTCCTCTCTAGTATAAATTGTATACCAAAATGGTAGtcctgttatttttattttttttaagatacagTTGCTTCTGGAAACAGCTCTCAAGCAACTTTATTACATTTCATTACTTTCTAATGGCGCAACTTAGCAACAATAGCTTAACAAGGTATGCTcttataaacattttaaatttttcatgaaTTTAGATTTTCTCTAGCTAACATGACAATACATAATATCATCCCTCCAAGCTGGGATGTCTATCTCGTTCCCCCCTTCCAAATGAAAATCCTCACACTAAATATGATCTTCCTAATTCTACATGGTTTTAGCACTTGTCCAAAACTCCCAATCATGTCATACATTAATATGAAAACCCGTCACAAGTATCAGCTAAAGTGCCTATTAAAATGCACAATGTtgatttttaatgtaaatttgtattatatagaatacagaaaataaaactctaattttaattaagcaacaatactaaaaatatctaaaaaattatGGCAAATTCTATGTATCTTCGTATCTTATCAATAAAAcatgtaaaaagtaaaaaactcattttttaaatatactttttacaTGCTTTCTGACAAATATTTAAGCACTAACAAAGAACTTATAATTaaacatcaaattataattatctaaatactttaaataataaaaatatattaaacccATCTTTTAGTTAATCTCAACAAATTTATTCTCTGAGATGTTAAAATCCATTTAAGAGATTGACCTCTCccatataagatattttttcaataagCATGAGTGAGAAATCAAACTTATAATCACATACTTAGAACAAAATTATCCACCCATGTTACACTATGTTGGTCTTGGGAATGTTTTTTACCCATATGGAATGGTTGGTTATTCCCGAAGttaaaaaagaattacattccataatgtaattttacattcacGAATGAACATCtcaaagggaagaagaaaatgcACTAAAGCAACATGGTAAGTGCAGGGAAGCAATAGCCGACTAATCAAAGCCATTGGCCCAATGGGGCgtccaacataaaaaaaaaaaagaagaaaaatcaaagccCTTCTACAACAGgacttaaataaatggattTTGGTGATTTTGGCCCCACACATACGATGAAAGAAACGAACTATAACTAACTGAACACCAGCTATTTCGAATCTCAGGTCAGCAGCATCTATATAGTCTGAAGCCATAAGACATTGATTCACATTTTGGCTCTGTGAGTTAGTCTCATTTCACCGCCATGGATCCCCACCCAGGAAACCACCCCATTCTCTCCTACGTCATGTCCCGTCTCCCTTCCTTCGGCGCCAGAACCCCCACCGCCGTTTCCCCTTCCCATTCCCATAATTTCGACATCGAACAACCaccttcctcttcttctccttcatcagtCGTCGGCCAAATGCCCAATCTCGCCGACCCTGAAATGTTGGCCTCCATGACCCGCGCCATCTCCGACGTCTCCCAGACCCGATCCGTCCTCAAGCTCATCGGGGCCCGCCCCACCCACGAGCAGGTGGACGACGCCAAGGCCAGACTCGCCGACCTCGAGGCCCATCTCTCCCGCCAGCTCCAAGAGATCGTGGGCCTCCCCAGGCCCCCCGAGATCGATGAGCCCCGCTGGCGGGCCCATGTCGCCGAGAAAGAAAATGCCATCAAGGAATCCACGGAGAAAGAGAAGCGCGTCCTCAAGTCGCTGATTCAGCTCGACCAGATGCACGATTCCTACGAGAAGCTCCTCAAGGACGCCGAGAAGCGACTCGTCAAGATTTACGAGGGCGATGGCGAAAGCGACAACGACAACAACAACGACAACGAGGGTGAGGTAAAAGAAGAGGTTGAGGAGATACTGCATGAGGCCCACGGAAAAGGCATCGAGCGGGTGGATCTTTCCGGGAAGCGCCTCAAGCTCCTGCCTCCAGCGTTTGGCCACATTCCTGCATTGGTCGTGCTCGATGTCTCCACCAATCAACTCTCGGTACGTAATTACGCCCGCTACTTTTTGCGTTTCATAAATTTCCTtttccatcatttttttttgtcctcaCGGGTTATCCCAACTCAATCCATTCGAATGCGTAATTATTACTGATctaagaaatttttttgcatACGATGAAAATCCAACATGAATTTCTCCATCACcgtgtttaaaaattaaaatcatgttGCTTAGCTCATAGCcattcttatatatttattgacGCATGCACGTGTCTATATTATATACACGTGAATTCTTTCTTTGTTGCACAACAGGTGATTCCTGATTCGATATCCGGATTGGCAAATCTCGAGGAGCTTAATCTCTCTTCCAATGCTTTGGAGTCACTGCCAGATTCAATTGGCTTGTTGCAGAAGTTGAAATTCCTCAATGTGTCTGGAAACAAGCTCAGTGCTCTTCCTGATTCCATCAGTCAGTGCAGGTACGTGCAAGAATGAACACCATTAATTAAGTGATGTGTATATTTTGAAAGCTATACTTTGATAAGTGAAACTCAGGAGAAATGTTTGTTTCTGGTTTAAATTTGCTGAATTTTAAGGAATGTCTTGAATATCTACATCTTGCAACCTTCAAAATCGTCcacatattttagaaaatatctcaaatttgaaaccatctttttatttttgcacaTGCATCCAAACTGTGAATGTTTTAACTATGATTGATTGAACCATTGTTATGGTAAATGATCAGGTCATTGGTGGAGCTAGATGCAGGCTTTAATAGCCTGACATATTTGCCAACAAACATTGGATATGAATTGCTTAATTTACAGAAGCTCATGATTCAGCTGAACAAGATTCGGTCTCTTCCCTCATCTGTTTGCGAGATGAAATCCTTGCGCTATCTGGATGCTCACTTCAATGAACTGCGCGGGCTTCCTATTGCAATTGGGAAATTGACTAATCTTGAAGTTCTAAACCTGAGCAGCAACTTCAGTGACCTTAGAGAACTTCCAGAGACATTTGGTGATCTGATTAGCCTCAGGGAATTGGACCTCAGCAACAACCAAATTCATGCACTTCCTGACACATTTGGTCGCCTTGATAGTTTGACCAAGCTAAACTTGGACCAGAATCCTGTTGAAGTTCCACCTATGGAGATTGTGAATCAAGGGGTCCAAGCCGTGAAGAGTTTCATGGTCCAGAGGTGGATTGATATATTGgcagagg belongs to Glycine soja cultivar W05 chromosome 5, ASM419377v2, whole genome shotgun sequence and includes:
- the LOC114411998 gene encoding plant intracellular Ras-group-related LRR protein 9-like, producing the protein MDPHPGNHPILSYVMSRLPSFGARTPTAVSPSHSHNFDIEQPPSSSSPSSVVGQMPNLADPEMLASMTRAISDVSQTRSVLKLIGARPTHEQVDDAKARLADLEAHLSRQLQEIVGLPRPPEIDEPRWRAHVAEKENAIKESTEKEKRVLKSLIQLDQMHDSYEKLLKDAEKRLVKIYEGDGESDNDNNNDNEGEVKEEVEEILHEAHGKGIERVDLSGKRLKLLPPAFGHIPALVVLDVSTNQLSVIPDSISGLANLEELNLSSNALESLPDSIGLLQKLKFLNVSGNKLSALPDSISQCRSLVELDAGFNSLTYLPTNIGYELLNLQKLMIQLNKIRSLPSSVCEMKSLRYLDAHFNELRGLPIAIGKLTNLEVLNLSSNFSDLRELPETFGDLISLRELDLSNNQIHALPDTFGRLDSLTKLNLDQNPVEVPPMEIVNQGVQAVKSFMVQRWIDILAEEERKSTQVLQEGENDWLTRSTSWLKNVSENVTEMIMSPRTPKESFLDQQL